The region TTAAGTATAGgcgaagaaaaaattaaagaagataaaaaaggaaataaatacaaGACTTATGATATTGTCCTTAATACCAAAGTTGTTACACAAAGTAAAACTGATtctcatttaaaaaaaattatagctGAACTAGTTCAAGCagctataaaaaataaatacaaaacaGAAACATGTGCAAacttgtatttttttcctgatcataaatataaaggtAAGGggacaaataaaaatatatctttctatatatatctcATGAAAGGATtactaaaaaatgatagCTTAAGCTCATTTAGAAAATTGCTCACTTTTACATGCACGCATGTTCATATCATGGTTATTACTCACAATTTATTAtgacttttttttttcgggGCAGGTAATTATCCAGAGGATCAGTTCATAAAAGATGATCAACAACATAAATTTGAAATTGTAGAAGAAGGGGACAAGAAAGAAAACAATGTAAACACTAATAAAGATGAACTGGTtgatatacaaaaattattaacagTAAAACAACCACAATGGGATATGTGGTTTGTTAGTAAAAATGTACttgatgaaaaatataaaacaatgaataaattttatataccaTACATACGTATGTTTCCGCTAGACAATGCAATTTATGCTTTTGATTTTAAACCcccatttttaaatactaatgaaagaaaaaaaagttccAATACAAACTTTAGATCGTTTTTGAATGACTATAATATAGATTTAGATGATGAGTTTTTATCCTACGAACAagttgataataatatttgtgtTATTCAAATTCAActtcccttttttatttttgctcAACGTAGTTTGAAAAGTTCAATTGATATCTTTCCTATTCGACAGTTTATGAACATGTACATAAGTGATGAATGTTTGAAAATTCTTTTCAAAAAGTAAGACAAAAAAGTCACATAAAATAGGCATGCACAATTTCTTTGATAAAATATCCACACATACATCcccatttatttatgtaccATTTTTTAGATCACCACTTTTTCCAGTAGAATATAATCCACCATACAAAGATTTCACTATTCGTTTTCcttttcattataaatCATCAAAAGTTATATCACaatatttagaaaaatataccTTGTTAAATGTCATAATACCTGTCACTAAAAATAGTGCATCctcaataatatttaaagaagttgctaaaaatataaatgataatccTTCTTCAGATGAAGATGAATCTAGTTGTGACTCTATATTTTGACCGTTACAAAATGTGTAgaaaaaaactatttttacaagctaaaaaataaacaactTTCAACCTCCTTTATTATGTGCTACATAAAATTGCATTCACATGTACACACATGATGCTTATTCTTTTcagtttatttattttgttgtaTCAAACTGACAAACAAGTTTACGTTTTGATGAAATATAAGCCGTTCTTTCAATGTCGGATCGTACTATACGCGTTCCTTTTCATAAAACGgtacatataaatacataatcatacacattttttttcatgtcattatgcaaaaaaaatgataggAATGTATAAGGCACAGATGGACGGATaggtgaaaaaaaaaatggtgaatattttttcctttttttatggAAGCCtagcatattttattattccatTTATTTGTTGATTTGCTCAAGCTCGCTGTCATACATGGGATCGCCCTCATCAATGGGTTTGGAGTCCATGGCACGGATTTCAGAAGTCGTGTTTCCTGTACACAAGTATAGTATTTccatatgtttatatatgtttgcatgtgtttatatatgtttccatatgtatgtataaatttaaagTAGCAAAGTGACAATGTAGCATATGAAATACGTTTTTCACACTATAACATATCTATAGTTCCTTACCCCAATTATATTTCCCCCCTCCAGAGCGTACAGTCAAATCACCATATGCTGGAGTTTTTCCTGCACTGTGCCTTTCAAGgcgaatatttttatctttatttggATGAACCATTTTGTATTAACTTAAAATTTagcttatttttattcgtGAATATGATTATTTTGAGAATGGgcttataaaatatttttaaattatatataatactaattatttatatatcaatTGTAGtgttatat is a window of Plasmodium vinckei vinckei genome assembly, chromosome: PVVCY_14 DNA encoding:
- a CDS encoding PIH1 domain-containing protein, putative, whose protein sequence is MEKIHQYYFQQPNKNIEFNSENINNLIQNKKTIKITPQKGYVIKTYEKNGEKVYFNICSSSLISEFHFKKIPDLNNQEGLRIPLSIGEEKIKEDKKGNKYKTYDIVLNTKVVTQSKTDSHLKKIIAELVQAAIKNKYKTETCANLYFFPDHKYKGNYPEDQFIKDDQQHKFEIVEEGDKKENNVNTNKDELVDIQKLLTVKQPQWDMWFVSKNVLDEKYKTMNKFYIPYIRMFPLDNAIYAFDFKPPFLNTNERKKSSNTNFRSFLNDYNIDLDDEFLSYEQVDNNICVIQIQLPFFIFAQRSLKSSIDIFPIRQFMNMYISDECLKILFKKSPLFPVEYNPPYKDFTIRFPFHYKSSKVISQYLEKYTLLNVIIPVTKNSASSIIFKEVAKNINDNPSSDEDESSCDSIF